The following coding sequences lie in one Pseudomonadota bacterium genomic window:
- a CDS encoding ABC transporter substrate-binding protein has protein sequence MPSRTSALVLAACVLSAGCEGGGAAAPASDGRSSADRAPARRIAALAPALNEVLFAVGCGARVVLRDPASDYPAAVRRLPTTDPFSLVVEHVASFRPDLVLLNHVDARRARGLQRLGPRVISFDPQSVAAVLEAIVAIGRLCDGRIAAEHLAGRLRQRLAAVAARVRSRRPPSVYVELDGSNPLQPWTVGSRSFIADLVRRAGGQPIFQSVARAAWQVNAEAVLRAAPEVILLNVPLADRSALRRALLLRPGWAEVPALRDGRIVDGIDPSLLSRPSPRLVEGVEALARALHPAAFDARSEAATTR, from the coding sequence GTGCCTTCGCGCACTAGCGCGCTGGTGCTCGCGGCCTGCGTGCTGAGCGCGGGCTGCGAGGGCGGAGGCGCTGCGGCGCCGGCCTCGGATGGGCGAAGCTCGGCCGATCGTGCGCCTGCGCGGCGCATCGCGGCCTTGGCGCCTGCGCTCAACGAGGTGCTCTTCGCGGTCGGCTGCGGGGCGCGCGTGGTGCTCCGCGACCCGGCCTCGGACTACCCGGCGGCCGTGCGCCGCCTGCCGACCACCGACCCCTTCTCGCTCGTCGTCGAGCACGTCGCGAGCTTTCGGCCCGACCTGGTGCTGCTGAACCACGTCGACGCGCGCCGCGCCCGCGGCTTGCAGCGGCTTGGCCCGCGGGTGATCAGCTTTGACCCGCAGTCGGTGGCCGCGGTGCTCGAGGCGATCGTGGCGATCGGCCGGCTCTGTGACGGCAGGATCGCGGCCGAGCACCTGGCGGGTCGCCTGCGGCAGCGGCTGGCGGCGGTGGCTGCGCGGGTTCGGTCGCGGCGACCTCCGAGCGTGTACGTCGAGCTCGATGGCAGCAATCCGCTGCAGCCCTGGACCGTCGGCAGCCGCTCCTTCATCGCCGATCTGGTCCGCCGGGCCGGCGGGCAGCCGATCTTTCAGTCGGTGGCGCGCGCGGCCTGGCAGGTCAACGCGGAGGCGGTGCTGCGCGCGGCGCCCGAGGTGATTCTGCTCAACGTGCCGCTGGCCGATCGGTCAGCGCTCAGGCGCGCGCTGCTGCTGCGGCCGGGCTGGGCGGAGGTGCCTGCCTTGCGCGACGGGCGTATCGTCGACGGCATCGATCCGTCGCTGCTCTCGCGCCCGAGTCCACGCCTGGTCGAGGGGGTCGAGGCGCTCGCGCGCGCACTGCATCCGGCGGCCTTCGACGCGCGGAGCGAGGCGGCCACCACTCGCTGA